A genomic segment from Pleurodeles waltl isolate 20211129_DDA chromosome 9, aPleWal1.hap1.20221129, whole genome shotgun sequence encodes:
- the LOC138258707 gene encoding transmembrane protein 272-like, whose protein sequence is MAQDRVQDCQETPVSRICSCATKCCRWILFLISMVWIGLSIAEIVIGSVYLDECPRQRYIPIYLIVNGVVMIVMTLLSIVDGIRPNICIHVLLSLLGIFWFCWLIAGSVWTFRIYPNYDNCNRTVYLFAFSVLIIQWIALAFMLPVVILKLCTSLSACASCLSCFSCSSCNACSVCSRCASLCCCGTKG, encoded by the exons ATGGCCCAAGACAGAGTGCAGGACTGCCAG GAGACGCCTGTCAGCCGTATCTGTTCCTGTGCAACAAAGTGCTGCA GGTGGATTCTATTTCTTATTTCCATGGTCTGGATAGGACTGAGCATTGCTGAGATCGTCATAG GTTCTGTGTACTTGGATGAATGTCCACGTCAGCGCTACATCCCTATCTACCTCATCGTCAATGGAGTTGTGATGATAGTTATGACACTTTTGTCAATTGTTGATGGGATCAGGCCAAACATATGCATCCATGTTCTTCTGTCACTGCTGGGAATCTTCTGGTTTTGTTGGTTGATTGCAG GAAGTGTCTGGACCTTCAGGATATACCCTAACTATGATAACTGCAACAGAACCGTCTACCTGTTCGCCTTCTCCGTCCTCATCATCCAGTGGATCGCCCTAGCCTTCATGCTCCCCGTCGTTATTTTGAAACTTTGCACGTCATTGTCTGCATGTGCCTCctgcctctcctgcttctcctgctccTCGTGTAATGCCTGTTCGGTTTGCTCTCGCTGCGCCTCTTTGTGTTGCTGTGGCACTAAGGGCTGA